From one Streptomyces sp. 846.5 genomic stretch:
- the ctaD gene encoding cytochrome c oxidase subunit I: MTILNEPQGLSGGTTAVRRKSALERKSGTQVIKWMTTTDHKTIGTLYLVTSFAFFIIGGILALTMRAQLAQPNGSVLTNEQFNQAFTMHGTIMLLMFATPLFAGFTNWIMPLQIGAPDVAFPRLNMFAYWLYLFGSLIAVGGFLTPQGAADFGWFAYSPLSDAIHSPSVGADMWIMGLALSGFGTILGSVNFITTIICMRAPGMTMFRMPIFCWNVLLTAVLVLLAFPVLAAALLALEADRKFGAHVFDPANGGPILWQHLFWFFGHPEVYIIALPFFGIISEVIPVFSRKPMFGYQSLIAATIAIAGLSVTVWAHHMYVTGAVLLPFFSFMTFLIAVPTGVKFFNWIGTMWRGSLSFETPMLWSVGFLVTFLFGGLTGVLLASPPIDFHVSDSYFVVAHFHYVVFGTVVFAMFAGFHFWWPKMTGKMLDERLGKITFWMLFVGFHTTFLVQHWLGAEGMPRRYATYLPTDGFTTLNLISTIGSFILGASMLPFFYNVWKTAKYGEKVDVDDPWGYGRSLEWATSCPPPRHNFLTLPRIRSESPAFDLHHPEIAAQDYLENHGEVPPHLVAALEAAAADTEKEAGDR, from the coding sequence ATGACGATCCTCAACGAACCCCAGGGTCTCAGCGGCGGGACCACCGCCGTGCGCCGGAAGAGCGCGCTTGAGCGCAAGTCCGGCACCCAGGTCATCAAGTGGATGACCACCACGGACCACAAGACCATCGGCACGCTGTACCTGGTCACCTCGTTCGCGTTCTTCATCATCGGCGGCATCCTGGCGCTGACGATGCGTGCGCAGCTGGCGCAGCCGAACGGCTCGGTTCTGACGAACGAGCAGTTCAACCAGGCGTTCACCATGCACGGCACGATCATGCTGCTGATGTTCGCCACCCCGCTCTTCGCCGGCTTCACCAACTGGATCATGCCGCTGCAGATCGGTGCGCCCGACGTGGCGTTCCCGCGGCTGAACATGTTCGCGTACTGGCTGTACCTGTTCGGCTCGCTGATCGCGGTGGGCGGCTTCCTCACCCCGCAGGGCGCGGCCGACTTCGGCTGGTTCGCCTACTCGCCGCTGTCGGACGCGATCCACTCGCCGAGTGTCGGCGCCGACATGTGGATCATGGGTCTGGCGCTCTCCGGCTTCGGTACCATCCTCGGCTCGGTCAACTTCATCACCACCATCATCTGCATGCGCGCCCCCGGCATGACGATGTTCCGGATGCCGATCTTCTGCTGGAACGTGCTGCTCACCGCCGTTCTGGTGCTGCTGGCCTTCCCGGTCCTCGCGGCGGCCCTGCTGGCGCTGGAGGCGGACCGCAAGTTCGGTGCGCATGTCTTCGACCCGGCCAACGGCGGGCCGATCCTCTGGCAGCACCTCTTCTGGTTCTTCGGCCATCCAGAGGTGTACATCATCGCGCTGCCGTTCTTCGGGATCATCTCCGAGGTCATCCCGGTGTTCTCGCGCAAGCCGATGTTCGGGTACCAGAGCCTCATCGCGGCGACCATCGCCATCGCCGGCCTCTCGGTCACCGTGTGGGCCCACCACATGTACGTCACCGGCGCGGTGCTGCTGCCGTTCTTCTCCTTCATGACGTTCCTCATCGCGGTCCCGACCGGGGTGAAGTTCTTCAACTGGATCGGCACCATGTGGCGGGGCTCGCTGAGCTTCGAGACGCCGATGCTGTGGAGCGTCGGCTTCCTGGTGACCTTCCTCTTCGGCGGTCTGACGGGTGTTCTGCTGGCTTCCCCGCCCATCGACTTCCATGTCTCGGACTCCTACTTCGTGGTGGCGCACTTCCACTACGTGGTGTTCGGCACGGTCGTCTTCGCGATGTTCGCGGGCTTCCACTTCTGGTGGCCCAAGATGACCGGCAAGATGCTGGACGAGCGCCTGGGCAAGATCACCTTCTGGATGCTGTTCGTCGGCTTCCACACCACCTTCCTGGTGCAGCACTGGCTGGGCGCCGAGGGCATGCCGCGTCGCTACGCGACCTACCTGCCCACCGACGGCTTCACCACGCTGAACCTGATCTCCACCATCGGGTCGTTCATCCTCGGCGCCTCGATGCTGCCGTTCTTCTACAACGTCTGGAAGACCGCGAAGTACGGCGAGAAGGTCGACGTCGACGACCCGTGGGGCTACGGCCGCTCGCTGGAGTGGGCGACCTCCTGCCCGCCGCCGCGGCACAACTTCCTCACCCTGCCGCGGATCCGCTCCGAGTCCCCGGCGTTCGACCTGCACCACCCGGAGATCGCGGCGCAGGACTACCTGGAGAACCACGGCGAGGTGCCCCCGCACCTGGTCGCCGCACTGGAGGCAGCCGCTGCCGACACCGAGAAGGAGGCGGGTGACCGATGA
- a CDS encoding iron-sulfur cluster assembly accessory protein — MTVQDETNVESGILLSDAAAAKVKSLLEQEGREDLALRVAVQPGGCSGLRYQLFFDERSLDGDVVKDFGGVSVVTDRMSAPYLGGASIDFVDTIEKQGFTIDNPNATGSCACGDSFS, encoded by the coding sequence ATGACCGTCCAGGACGAGACCAACGTCGAGAGCGGGATCCTCCTCAGCGATGCCGCCGCGGCCAAGGTCAAGAGCCTGCTGGAGCAGGAGGGCCGCGAGGACCTCGCGCTGCGCGTCGCCGTGCAGCCCGGTGGTTGCTCTGGCCTGCGCTACCAGCTGTTCTTCGACGAGCGCTCGCTCGACGGCGATGTCGTGAAGGACTTCGGCGGCGTGAGCGTCGTCACCGACCGGATGAGCGCTCCGTACCTCGGCGGCGCCTCCATCGACTTCGTCGACACCATCGAGAAGCAGGGCTTCACGATCGACAACCCCAACGCCACCGGCTCCTGCGCCTGCGGTGACTCCTTCAGCTAG
- the coxB gene encoding cytochrome c oxidase subunit II, translated as MSPNGSDRSPRRSMRRKLLSALTLGLVLATATGCSSSQLPRLGLPTPRDEQGKTVLFIWQSSWIAALAVGVLVWGLILWSVFFHRRSRSKIEVPPQFRYNMPVEALFTVVPLIMVSVFFFYTARDEDYLLKTPTPATTVNVVGFQWSWAFNYNHSVTNKSQGDVAGDDGGAYDVGTPGTPPTLWLPLEEKVEFDLTSRDVIHGFWPVDFLMKMDIIPGVVNKFEVTPTALGTFRGKCTELCGVDHSQMLFNVKVVTPAEYDAHIAELRAKGQKGFVPAGITTTGADNAK; from the coding sequence GTGAGTCCCAACGGCTCCGACCGCTCGCCGCGGCGCTCGATGCGGCGGAAGCTGCTCTCTGCGCTGACGCTGGGCCTCGTCCTTGCCACCGCCACTGGCTGCTCGTCCTCGCAACTGCCCCGGCTCGGCCTGCCCACTCCGCGTGACGAGCAGGGCAAGACCGTCCTCTTCATCTGGCAGAGCTCGTGGATCGCCGCGCTGGCGGTCGGTGTCCTCGTCTGGGGACTGATCCTGTGGAGCGTGTTCTTCCACCGGCGCAGCCGTTCCAAGATCGAGGTGCCACCGCAGTTCCGGTACAACATGCCGGTCGAGGCGCTGTTCACCGTGGTCCCGCTGATCATGGTGTCGGTGTTCTTCTTCTACACCGCGCGCGACGAGGACTACCTGCTCAAGACCCCGACGCCGGCGACCACGGTCAATGTCGTCGGTTTCCAGTGGAGCTGGGCGTTCAACTACAACCACAGCGTCACCAACAAGAGCCAGGGCGACGTGGCCGGTGACGACGGCGGCGCCTACGACGTCGGCACGCCGGGAACCCCGCCCACGCTGTGGCTTCCGCTGGAGGAGAAGGTCGAGTTCGACCTCACCTCGCGTGACGTGATCCACGGCTTCTGGCCGGTCGACTTCCTGATGAAGATGGACATCATCCCCGGTGTCGTGAACAAGTTCGAGGTGACGCCCACCGCGCTCGGCACCTTCCGCGGGAAGTGCACCGAGCTCTGCGGTGTCGACCACTCGCAGATGCTGTTCAACGTCAAGGTGGTCACCCCGGCGGAGTACGACGCGCACATCGCCGAGCTTCGCGCCAAGGGCCAGAAGGGCTTTGTGCCCGCGGGCATCACGACCACCGGAGCGGACAACGCCAAATGA
- a CDS encoding cysteine desulfurase/sulfurtransferase TusA family protein, whose protein sequence is MPYFDAASTAPLHPLARQALLSALDEGWADPARLYRDGRRARMLLDAARETVAAELGARTDEVAFTTSGTQANQLAVLGALAGNHRNGRHLVHSAVEHSSVLHAAERHQADGGTSSAVPVDRQGRVRPEAFAEALRPGTALAALQSANHEVGTVQPVAEVAALCAERGVPLLVDAAQSAGPLGAPEGWSLLTASAHKWGGPAGVGVLAVRKGVRYRSPLPADDREAGRVPGYVNVPAVIAAAVALRAVRQEAAALNAVQHARIARLREALPGLVPDLAVLGAPEERLPHLLTFSCLYVDGEALLGELDRAGFAVTSGSSCTSSTLTPSHVLAAMGVLTEGNIRVSLPRDCVDADIDSFLEVLPRAVAAVRATLDAPSATPSTDELTLDTLGRRCPIPVIELAKHLADVPVGGLIRVLSDDEAAALDIPAWCEMRSQEYVGSEPAEGLNAVAYVIRRLS, encoded by the coding sequence GTGCCGTACTTCGACGCAGCCTCGACCGCCCCGCTGCACCCGCTCGCCCGGCAGGCGCTGCTGTCCGCGCTCGACGAGGGCTGGGCCGACCCGGCCAGGCTCTACCGGGACGGGCGCCGGGCCAGGATGCTGCTGGACGCCGCCCGCGAGACCGTCGCCGCGGAACTCGGGGCCCGTACCGACGAAGTGGCGTTCACCACGTCGGGGACGCAGGCCAACCAGCTCGCGGTGCTGGGCGCGCTCGCCGGGAATCACCGGAACGGACGACACCTGGTCCACTCCGCGGTCGAACACTCCTCCGTACTCCATGCGGCCGAGCGACATCAGGCGGACGGGGGAACCTCCTCCGCCGTCCCGGTCGACCGTCAGGGACGGGTCCGCCCAGAGGCGTTCGCGGAGGCGCTGCGCCCCGGCACCGCGCTGGCCGCCCTGCAGTCGGCCAACCACGAGGTGGGGACGGTGCAGCCGGTCGCCGAGGTCGCCGCGCTGTGCGCGGAGCGGGGGGTGCCGCTGCTGGTCGACGCCGCGCAGTCGGCCGGACCGCTGGGCGCGCCGGAGGGCTGGTCACTGCTGACCGCCTCCGCGCACAAGTGGGGCGGACCGGCCGGGGTCGGCGTGCTGGCGGTCCGCAAGGGCGTCCGCTACCGCTCGCCGCTCCCGGCCGACGACCGTGAGGCCGGGCGGGTGCCCGGCTATGTCAACGTCCCCGCGGTGATCGCCGCGGCGGTCGCGCTGCGCGCGGTCCGGCAGGAGGCGGCGGCGCTGAACGCCGTCCAGCACGCCAGGATCGCCCGACTGCGGGAGGCCCTGCCGGGCCTGGTCCCCGACCTGGCGGTGCTCGGCGCGCCCGAGGAGCGGCTGCCCCACCTGCTGACCTTCTCCTGCCTCTACGTCGACGGGGAGGCCCTGCTGGGCGAACTGGACCGGGCCGGCTTCGCCGTCACCTCGGGCTCCTCCTGCACGTCGAGCACGCTGACGCCGAGCCATGTGCTGGCCGCGATGGGGGTTCTCACCGAGGGCAACATCCGGGTGTCCCTGCCGCGGGACTGCGTGGACGCCGACATCGACAGTTTCCTGGAAGTCCTCCCCCGGGCGGTCGCGGCGGTCCGCGCCACGCTCGACGCACCGTCAGCAACCCCGTCGACGGACGAACTGACCCTGGACACCCTGGGCCGCCGCTGTCCGATCCCGGTGATCGAGCTGGCCAAACACCTCGCCGACGTCCCCGTCGGCGGGCTCATCAGAGTCCTCTCCGACGACGAGGCCGCGGCGTTGGACATCCCGGCCTGGTGCGAGATGCGTTCGCAGGAGTACGTGGGGAGCGAACCCGCGGAGGGGCTGAACGCAGTGGCCTATGTGATCCGCCGTCTCAGCTGA
- a CDS encoding carbohydrate kinase family protein, giving the protein MRIAVTGSIATDHLMTFPGRFAEQFMAEQLHTVSLSFLVDTLDVRRGGVGPNICFGMGLLGLSPILVGAAGADFAEYRSWLDRHNVDTSAVRISETRHTARFVCTTDTDHNQIASFYTGAMSEARNIELRPIAERLGSLDLVLIGADDPEAMVRHTEECRDRGYAFAADPSQQLARLDGEDIRSLVDGATYLFSNEYEKALIETKTGWSEEDILDRVGVRVTTLGAKGARIDRKGEPPVLVHCPAENVKADPTGVGDAFRAGFLAGLTWDLGLERCAQIGSMLATLVIETVGTQEYELRRGHFLDRFAVAYGEEAAAEVRTHLR; this is encoded by the coding sequence GTGCGCATCGCTGTCACCGGATCGATCGCCACCGACCACCTCATGACCTTCCCCGGACGCTTCGCGGAGCAGTTCATGGCGGAGCAGTTGCACACCGTGTCGCTCTCCTTCCTGGTCGACACCCTGGACGTGCGCCGGGGCGGGGTCGGCCCCAACATCTGCTTCGGGATGGGCCTGCTCGGTCTCAGCCCGATCCTGGTCGGCGCGGCCGGGGCCGACTTCGCCGAGTACCGCTCGTGGCTGGACCGCCACAACGTGGACACCAGCGCGGTGCGGATCTCCGAGACCCGGCACACGGCCCGGTTCGTCTGCACCACCGACACCGACCACAACCAGATCGCGTCCTTCTACACCGGCGCGATGAGCGAGGCCCGGAACATCGAGCTGCGGCCGATCGCCGAGCGGCTCGGCAGCCTCGACCTGGTGCTGATCGGCGCGGACGACCCGGAGGCGATGGTCCGGCACACCGAGGAGTGCCGCGACCGCGGGTACGCGTTCGCGGCCGACCCCTCGCAGCAGTTGGCCCGTCTCGACGGCGAGGACATCCGGAGCCTGGTCGACGGGGCGACGTATCTCTTCTCCAACGAGTACGAGAAGGCGCTGATCGAGACCAAGACCGGCTGGTCCGAGGAGGACATCCTGGACCGGGTGGGCGTGCGGGTCACCACGCTGGGCGCGAAGGGCGCCCGGATCGACCGCAAGGGGGAGCCGCCGGTGCTGGTGCACTGCCCTGCGGAGAACGTCAAGGCGGACCCGACCGGGGTCGGCGATGCGTTCCGCGCGGGGTTCCTGGCGGGGCTGACCTGGGATCTGGGGCTGGAGCGGTGCGCGCAGATCGGCTCCATGCTGGCGACCCTCGTCATCGAGACCGTTGGCACCCAGGAGTACGAGCTGCGGCGGGGGCACTTCCTGGACCGCTTCGCGGTGGCCTACGGGGAAGAGGCCGCGGCGGAGGTGCGGACTCACTTGCGTTGA
- a CDS encoding cytochrome c oxidase subunit 4: protein MREQGKIFAGFAVFVLGIAIWYGIWSKDPTGTTALFMAFALGAFIAFYLLFTAKRVDTGASDNPQAEVSDDAGVQGFFSPHSWQPLMLGIGGALMFSGVIFGWWLMYFSTPILLIGIFGWVFEYYRGENQTQ, encoded by the coding sequence ATGAGGGAACAGGGCAAGATCTTCGCTGGCTTCGCCGTCTTCGTCCTCGGCATCGCGATCTGGTACGGCATCTGGTCCAAGGACCCGACCGGCACCACGGCGCTGTTCATGGCCTTCGCGCTGGGTGCGTTCATCGCCTTCTACCTGCTGTTCACCGCCAAGCGGGTGGACACCGGCGCCTCGGACAACCCGCAGGCCGAGGTGTCCGACGACGCCGGCGTCCAGGGCTTCTTCAGCCCGCACAGCTGGCAGCCGCTGATGCTGGGCATCGGCGGGGCGCTGATGTTCAGCGGTGTCATCTTCGGCTGGTGGCTGATGTACTTCTCCACCCCCATCCTTCTGATCGGCATCTTCGGCTGGGTGTTCGAGTACTACCGGGGCGAGAACCAGACGCAGTGA